One stretch of Eretmochelys imbricata isolate rEreImb1 chromosome 1, rEreImb1.hap1, whole genome shotgun sequence DNA includes these proteins:
- the BCL9 gene encoding B-cell CLL/lymphoma 9 protein isoform X1, with translation MHSSNPKVRNSPSGNTQSSPKSKQEVMVRPPTVMSPSGNPQLDSKFSNPGKQGGSTSQSQPSPCDPKSGGHPPKVLPGPGGSMGLKNGAGNGAKGKGKRERSISVDSFEQRDAGTPSDDSEIKDCNSADHMKTQDSQHTQHSVTPSTASAPRSSTPSHGLTATSEPASGQKTPSKVVYVFSTEMANKAAEAVLKGQAETIVSFHIQNISNSKAERNTLPLNTQVSALRNETKPLPQPQPQPHASQEHNPPQNAKIQPTPPVSAPASKSAGPPCPMDQDSPGVESKVMSVGSPANSTPLQTEGFGQSSTPNNRAVSPVSQGSNSSNADPKGPTQQVSGGDPSSLGENPDGLSQEQLEHRERSLQTLRDIQRMLFPDEKEFTGGQSGGPQQNSGVLDGPQKKPEGPIQAMMAQSQSLGKGPGPRTDGGAPFGPQGHRDMPFSPDEMVPPSLNSQSGPIGPDHLDHMTPEQVAWLKLQQEFYEEKRRKQEQVVVQQCSLQDMMVHQHGPRGVVRGPPPPYQMTPGEGWGPGGPESFADGMNVSHSLPPRGMAPHPNMPGSQMRLPGFAGMMNPDMDSPSVPNPTSRPGLSGVSWPEDVPKIPDGRNFPPSQGVFSGPGRGERFPNPQGLPEEIFQQQLAEKQLGLPPGLSIEGIRPGIEMNRMIPSQRHMEPGNNPIFSRMPVEGPLSPSRGDFPKGMPPQIGPGRELEFGMGPGSMKGDISLNVSMGSNPSMIPQKMREAGVGPEEMMKLRPGVSEMLSSQQKMVSLPFGEHPQQEYGMGPRPFLPMSQGPGGGLRNLREQIGPDQRTNNRLSHMPPLPLNTTSNPNSLNTAPPVQRSLGRKPLDISVAASQVHSPGINPLKSPTMRQVQSPMLGSPSGNLKSPQTPSQLAGMLAGPTAAAAAASIKSPPVLGSAAASPVHLKSPSLPAPSPGWTSSPKPPLQSPGIPPNHKASLTMSSPAMLGNVESGGPPPSTVSQSAPVTLPGNLPSSSPYTMPPEPTLSQNPLSIMMSRMSKFAMPSSTPLYHDAIKTVASSDDDSPPARSPNLPPMNNLPGMGINSQNPRISGPNPVGPMPTLSPMGMTQPLSHTNQMPSPNAMGPSIPPHGVPVGPGLMSHNPMMGHGSQDPPMVPQGRLGFPQGFPPVQSPPQQVPFPHNGPSGGQGNFPAGMGFHGEGPLGRPTNLPQSSTDPALCKTGGPDSFTVLGNMPSVFTDPDLQEVIRPGATGIPEFDLSRIIPSEKPSQTLQYFPRGEVPGRKQPQGPGPGFSHMQGMIGEQTPRMGLALPGMGGPGPVGTADIPLGTAPSMPGHNPMRPPAFLQQGMMGPHHRMMSPAQTAMPGQPTLMSNPVAAVGMIPGKDRAPAGLYSHPGPVGSPGMMMSMQGMMGPQQNIMIPPQMRPRGMAADVGMGGFSQGPGNPGNMMF, from the exons ACTGCAACTCTGCCGACCATATGAAGACCCAGGATTCCCAGCATACGCAACACTCCGTGACTCCTTCAACTGCTTCAGCCCCAAGGTCTTCCACACCCTCCCATGGCCTGACTGCCACTTCGGAGCCAGCTAGTGGACAAAAGACTCCATCCAAAGTGGTTTATGTCTTTTCTACTGAGATGGCCAATAA GGCTGCAGAAGCTGTGCTGAAGGGACAGGCAGAAACCATTGTGTCCTTTCATATCCAGAACATCTCAAACAGCAAGGCAGAGCGAAACACCCTACCCCTG AACACCCAGGTTTCTGCACTTCGAAATGAAACCAAGCCTCTGCCACAACCTCAGCCGCAGCCCCATGCTTCACAGGAACACAATCCTCCCCAGAATGCCAAAATACAGCCAACTCCACCTGTTTCGGCACCAGCATCGAAATCTGCTGGCCCCCCGTGTCCCATGGATCAGGACAGTCCTGGAGTAGAGAGTAAAGTGATGTCTGTTGGCAGCCCTGCCAACTCCACCCCGTTGCAGACTGAGGGATTTGGGCAGAGTTCAACCCCAAATAATCGAGCAGTCAGCCCAGTCTCCCAGGGGAGCAACAGTTCCAATGCAGACCCCAAAGGTCCCACCCAGCAGGTATCCGGTGGTGACCCATCCAGTTTAGGCGAGAACCCAGATGGACTGTCTCAGGAGCAGCTGGAACATCGAGAGCGCTCATTGCAAACTCTACGAGATATACAGCGCATGCTTTTCCCTGATGAGAAAGAATTCACTGGAGGGCAAAGTGGGGGGCCTCAGCAGAACTCTGGAGTTCTGGATGGTCCTCAAAAGAAACCTGAAGGGCCAATACAGGCCATGATGGCTCAGTCCCAAAGTTTAGGCAAAGGGCCAGGACCTCGGACAGATGGAGGGGCTCCATTTGGCCCTCAAGGACATAGAGACATGCCCTTCTCACCAGATGAAATGGTGCCACCGTCTTTGAACTCTCAATCTGGACCCATAGGACCAGACCACCTGGATCATATGACTCCTGAGCAAGTGGCCTGGCTGAAGCTACAGCAGGAGTTTTAtgaggagaagagaaggaagcAAGAACAGGTTGTGGTGCAGCAGTGTTCCCTGCAGGACATGATGGTCCACCAACATGGGCCTCGAGGTGTGGTTCGAGGCCCCCCACCTCCCTATCAGATGACCCCTGGTGAGGGCTGGGGTCCTGGCGGTCCAGAGTCCTTTGCTGATGGCATGAATGTGTCTCATTCTCTACCCCCCAGAGGCATGGCCCCTCATCCCAATATGCCTGGGAGCCAGATGCGCCTGCCTGGATTTGCAGGAATGATGAATCCTGACATGGACAGCCCCAGTGTCCCAAACCCCACATCCAGACCTGGGCTTTCAGGAGTCAGTTGGCCAGAAGATGTGCCAAAAATCCCAGATGGCCGAAACTTCCCTCCAAGCCAGGGTGTCTTCAGTGGTCCTGGCCGAGGGGAGCGGTTCCCAAATCCCCAGGGCCTGCCAGAGGAGATCTTTCAACAGCAGTTGGCAGAGAAACAGCTGGGCCTGCCCCCTGGCTTGAGCATAGAAGGCATCAGGCCTGGCATAGAGATGAACCGGATGATTCCCTCCCAGAGACACATGGAGCCTGGGAATAACCCCATCTTCTCTCGCATGCCTGTTGAAGggcccctgagcccctccaggGGGGACTTCCCAAAAGGAATGCCACCTCAGATTGGCCCTGGTAGGGAGCTGGAGTTTGGGATGGGCCCTGGGAGCATGAAGGGGGACATAAGTCTGAACGTTAGCATGGGCTCCAACCCATCTATGATACCTCAGAAGATGAGGgaagctggagtggggccagaggaGATGATGAAACTGCGTCCAGGCGTGTCAGAGATGCTCTCTTCTCAGCAGAAAATGGTGTCATTGCCATTTGGAGAGCATCCCCAACAGGAGTATGGCATGGGTCCCAGGCCTTTCCTTCCTATGTCTCAGGGCCCAGGAGGTGGTCTCCGTAATCTCAGAGAGCAGATTGGGCCTGACCAAAGGACTAACAACCGGCTCAGCCACATGCCGCCACTACCTCTCAACACAACCAGTAACCCGAATAGCCTCAACACAGCTCCCCCTGTTCAGCGCAGCCTAGGACGCAAGCCCTTGGATATCTCTGTTGCAGCTAGTCAGGTGCATTCACCGGGCATCAACCCTTTGAAGTCTCCCACGATGCGGCAGGTCCAGTCTCCCATGCTGGGTTCTCCCTCGGGGAACCTTAAGTCTCCTCAGACTCCATCCCAGCTGGCAGGAATGCTTGCAGGGCcaactgctgcagcagctgctgcttccatTAAGTCTCCCCCTGTTTTGGGATCTGCTGCTGCCTCACCAGTCCACCTCAagtctccttccctccctgcaccttctcCTGGCTGGACTTCCTCTCCAAAGCCCCCGCTGCAGAGTCCTGGGATTCCCCCGAACCACAAAGCATCTCTCACCATGTCTTCCCCAGCCATGCTGGGGAATGTGGAGTCAG GTGGCCCACCACCTTCCACTGTCAGCCAGTCTGCTCCTGTGACTCTCCCTGGAAATCTTCCCTCTAGCAGTCCCTACACAATGCCTCCAGAGCCCACGCTCTCCCAGAATCCCCTCTCCATCATGATGTCCAGGATGTCCAAGTTTGCCATGCCCAGCTCTACGCCACTCTACCATGATGCCATCAAGACTGTGGCTAGCTCGGATGATGACTCCCCTCCAGCACGCTCCCCAAATTTGCCACCAATGAACAATCTACCAG GAATGGGCATTAATTCCCAGAATCCTCGAATTTCAGGTCCAAACCCAGTGGGTCCAATGCCAACCCTTAGCCCAATGGGAATGACCCAGCCTCTTTCCCATACCAATCAGATGCCCTCTCCAAATGCTATGGGACCCAGTATACCTCCTCATGGGGTCCCTGTAGGACCTGGCCTGATGTCACACAATCCAATGATGGGGCATGGTTCCCAAGATCCTCCAATGGTACCTCAAGGACGCCTGGGCTTCCCACAGGGGTTTCCTCCAGTACAGTCCCCGCCCCAGCAGGTGCCATTTCCGCACAATGGCCCCAGTGGAGGACAAGGCAACTTCCCTGCTGGAATGGGCTTCCATGGAGAAGGACCTCTGGGGCGTCCCACCAACCTGCCCCAAAGTTCAACAGATCCAGCACTTTGCAAGACTGGGGGTCCAGACTCCTTCACTGTTCTAGGAAACATGCCTTCAGTTTTCACTGATCCAGACCTGCAGGAGGTGATCCGCCCTGGAGCCACTGGAATACCAGAGTTTGACCTGTCCAGGATAATTCCATCAGAGAAGCCTAGCCAGACACTGCAGTATTTCCCTCGTGGGGAAGTTCCAGGCCGCAAGCAGCCGCAGGGTCCTGGGCCTGGATTCTCTCATATGCAGGGAATGATAGGAGAGCAGACTCCAAGAATGGGACTTGCATTACCTGgcatggggggcccagggccagtgggaactgctgaTATCCCCCTCGGAACTGCTCCATCTATGCCAGGCCATAATCCAATGAGACCACCTGCCTTTCTGCAGCAAGGCATGATGGGACCTCATCATCGGATGATGTCACCAGCACAAACGGCAATGCCTGGTCAGCCCACGCTAATGAGTAACCCAGTAGCTGCAGTGGGCATGATTCCAGGCAAGGACCGAGCCCCTGCTGGGCTATATAGCCACCCAGGTCCTGTTGGCTCACCTGGTATGATGATGTCAATGCAGGGCATGATGGGACCCCAACAGAACATCATGATTCCCCCCCAGATGAGACCCCGAGGTATGGCTGCTGATGTTGGAATGGGAGGATTTAGCCAAGGCCCTGGAAATCCAGGGAACATGATGTTTTAA
- the BCL9 gene encoding B-cell CLL/lymphoma 9 protein isoform X2 — translation MDQDSPGVESKVMSVGSPANSTPLQTEGFGQSSTPNNRAVSPVSQGSNSSNADPKGPTQQVSGGDPSSLGENPDGLSQEQLEHRERSLQTLRDIQRMLFPDEKEFTGGQSGGPQQNSGVLDGPQKKPEGPIQAMMAQSQSLGKGPGPRTDGGAPFGPQGHRDMPFSPDEMVPPSLNSQSGPIGPDHLDHMTPEQVAWLKLQQEFYEEKRRKQEQVVVQQCSLQDMMVHQHGPRGVVRGPPPPYQMTPGEGWGPGGPESFADGMNVSHSLPPRGMAPHPNMPGSQMRLPGFAGMMNPDMDSPSVPNPTSRPGLSGVSWPEDVPKIPDGRNFPPSQGVFSGPGRGERFPNPQGLPEEIFQQQLAEKQLGLPPGLSIEGIRPGIEMNRMIPSQRHMEPGNNPIFSRMPVEGPLSPSRGDFPKGMPPQIGPGRELEFGMGPGSMKGDISLNVSMGSNPSMIPQKMREAGVGPEEMMKLRPGVSEMLSSQQKMVSLPFGEHPQQEYGMGPRPFLPMSQGPGGGLRNLREQIGPDQRTNNRLSHMPPLPLNTTSNPNSLNTAPPVQRSLGRKPLDISVAASQVHSPGINPLKSPTMRQVQSPMLGSPSGNLKSPQTPSQLAGMLAGPTAAAAAASIKSPPVLGSAAASPVHLKSPSLPAPSPGWTSSPKPPLQSPGIPPNHKASLTMSSPAMLGNVESGGPPPSTVSQSAPVTLPGNLPSSSPYTMPPEPTLSQNPLSIMMSRMSKFAMPSSTPLYHDAIKTVASSDDDSPPARSPNLPPMNNLPGMGINSQNPRISGPNPVGPMPTLSPMGMTQPLSHTNQMPSPNAMGPSIPPHGVPVGPGLMSHNPMMGHGSQDPPMVPQGRLGFPQGFPPVQSPPQQVPFPHNGPSGGQGNFPAGMGFHGEGPLGRPTNLPQSSTDPALCKTGGPDSFTVLGNMPSVFTDPDLQEVIRPGATGIPEFDLSRIIPSEKPSQTLQYFPRGEVPGRKQPQGPGPGFSHMQGMIGEQTPRMGLALPGMGGPGPVGTADIPLGTAPSMPGHNPMRPPAFLQQGMMGPHHRMMSPAQTAMPGQPTLMSNPVAAVGMIPGKDRAPAGLYSHPGPVGSPGMMMSMQGMMGPQQNIMIPPQMRPRGMAADVGMGGFSQGPGNPGNMMF, via the exons ATGGATCAGGACAGTCCTGGAGTAGAGAGTAAAGTGATGTCTGTTGGCAGCCCTGCCAACTCCACCCCGTTGCAGACTGAGGGATTTGGGCAGAGTTCAACCCCAAATAATCGAGCAGTCAGCCCAGTCTCCCAGGGGAGCAACAGTTCCAATGCAGACCCCAAAGGTCCCACCCAGCAGGTATCCGGTGGTGACCCATCCAGTTTAGGCGAGAACCCAGATGGACTGTCTCAGGAGCAGCTGGAACATCGAGAGCGCTCATTGCAAACTCTACGAGATATACAGCGCATGCTTTTCCCTGATGAGAAAGAATTCACTGGAGGGCAAAGTGGGGGGCCTCAGCAGAACTCTGGAGTTCTGGATGGTCCTCAAAAGAAACCTGAAGGGCCAATACAGGCCATGATGGCTCAGTCCCAAAGTTTAGGCAAAGGGCCAGGACCTCGGACAGATGGAGGGGCTCCATTTGGCCCTCAAGGACATAGAGACATGCCCTTCTCACCAGATGAAATGGTGCCACCGTCTTTGAACTCTCAATCTGGACCCATAGGACCAGACCACCTGGATCATATGACTCCTGAGCAAGTGGCCTGGCTGAAGCTACAGCAGGAGTTTTAtgaggagaagagaaggaagcAAGAACAGGTTGTGGTGCAGCAGTGTTCCCTGCAGGACATGATGGTCCACCAACATGGGCCTCGAGGTGTGGTTCGAGGCCCCCCACCTCCCTATCAGATGACCCCTGGTGAGGGCTGGGGTCCTGGCGGTCCAGAGTCCTTTGCTGATGGCATGAATGTGTCTCATTCTCTACCCCCCAGAGGCATGGCCCCTCATCCCAATATGCCTGGGAGCCAGATGCGCCTGCCTGGATTTGCAGGAATGATGAATCCTGACATGGACAGCCCCAGTGTCCCAAACCCCACATCCAGACCTGGGCTTTCAGGAGTCAGTTGGCCAGAAGATGTGCCAAAAATCCCAGATGGCCGAAACTTCCCTCCAAGCCAGGGTGTCTTCAGTGGTCCTGGCCGAGGGGAGCGGTTCCCAAATCCCCAGGGCCTGCCAGAGGAGATCTTTCAACAGCAGTTGGCAGAGAAACAGCTGGGCCTGCCCCCTGGCTTGAGCATAGAAGGCATCAGGCCTGGCATAGAGATGAACCGGATGATTCCCTCCCAGAGACACATGGAGCCTGGGAATAACCCCATCTTCTCTCGCATGCCTGTTGAAGggcccctgagcccctccaggGGGGACTTCCCAAAAGGAATGCCACCTCAGATTGGCCCTGGTAGGGAGCTGGAGTTTGGGATGGGCCCTGGGAGCATGAAGGGGGACATAAGTCTGAACGTTAGCATGGGCTCCAACCCATCTATGATACCTCAGAAGATGAGGgaagctggagtggggccagaggaGATGATGAAACTGCGTCCAGGCGTGTCAGAGATGCTCTCTTCTCAGCAGAAAATGGTGTCATTGCCATTTGGAGAGCATCCCCAACAGGAGTATGGCATGGGTCCCAGGCCTTTCCTTCCTATGTCTCAGGGCCCAGGAGGTGGTCTCCGTAATCTCAGAGAGCAGATTGGGCCTGACCAAAGGACTAACAACCGGCTCAGCCACATGCCGCCACTACCTCTCAACACAACCAGTAACCCGAATAGCCTCAACACAGCTCCCCCTGTTCAGCGCAGCCTAGGACGCAAGCCCTTGGATATCTCTGTTGCAGCTAGTCAGGTGCATTCACCGGGCATCAACCCTTTGAAGTCTCCCACGATGCGGCAGGTCCAGTCTCCCATGCTGGGTTCTCCCTCGGGGAACCTTAAGTCTCCTCAGACTCCATCCCAGCTGGCAGGAATGCTTGCAGGGCcaactgctgcagcagctgctgcttccatTAAGTCTCCCCCTGTTTTGGGATCTGCTGCTGCCTCACCAGTCCACCTCAagtctccttccctccctgcaccttctcCTGGCTGGACTTCCTCTCCAAAGCCCCCGCTGCAGAGTCCTGGGATTCCCCCGAACCACAAAGCATCTCTCACCATGTCTTCCCCAGCCATGCTGGGGAATGTGGAGTCAG GTGGCCCACCACCTTCCACTGTCAGCCAGTCTGCTCCTGTGACTCTCCCTGGAAATCTTCCCTCTAGCAGTCCCTACACAATGCCTCCAGAGCCCACGCTCTCCCAGAATCCCCTCTCCATCATGATGTCCAGGATGTCCAAGTTTGCCATGCCCAGCTCTACGCCACTCTACCATGATGCCATCAAGACTGTGGCTAGCTCGGATGATGACTCCCCTCCAGCACGCTCCCCAAATTTGCCACCAATGAACAATCTACCAG GAATGGGCATTAATTCCCAGAATCCTCGAATTTCAGGTCCAAACCCAGTGGGTCCAATGCCAACCCTTAGCCCAATGGGAATGACCCAGCCTCTTTCCCATACCAATCAGATGCCCTCTCCAAATGCTATGGGACCCAGTATACCTCCTCATGGGGTCCCTGTAGGACCTGGCCTGATGTCACACAATCCAATGATGGGGCATGGTTCCCAAGATCCTCCAATGGTACCTCAAGGACGCCTGGGCTTCCCACAGGGGTTTCCTCCAGTACAGTCCCCGCCCCAGCAGGTGCCATTTCCGCACAATGGCCCCAGTGGAGGACAAGGCAACTTCCCTGCTGGAATGGGCTTCCATGGAGAAGGACCTCTGGGGCGTCCCACCAACCTGCCCCAAAGTTCAACAGATCCAGCACTTTGCAAGACTGGGGGTCCAGACTCCTTCACTGTTCTAGGAAACATGCCTTCAGTTTTCACTGATCCAGACCTGCAGGAGGTGATCCGCCCTGGAGCCACTGGAATACCAGAGTTTGACCTGTCCAGGATAATTCCATCAGAGAAGCCTAGCCAGACACTGCAGTATTTCCCTCGTGGGGAAGTTCCAGGCCGCAAGCAGCCGCAGGGTCCTGGGCCTGGATTCTCTCATATGCAGGGAATGATAGGAGAGCAGACTCCAAGAATGGGACTTGCATTACCTGgcatggggggcccagggccagtgggaactgctgaTATCCCCCTCGGAACTGCTCCATCTATGCCAGGCCATAATCCAATGAGACCACCTGCCTTTCTGCAGCAAGGCATGATGGGACCTCATCATCGGATGATGTCACCAGCACAAACGGCAATGCCTGGTCAGCCCACGCTAATGAGTAACCCAGTAGCTGCAGTGGGCATGATTCCAGGCAAGGACCGAGCCCCTGCTGGGCTATATAGCCACCCAGGTCCTGTTGGCTCACCTGGTATGATGATGTCAATGCAGGGCATGATGGGACCCCAACAGAACATCATGATTCCCCCCCAGATGAGACCCCGAGGTATGGCTGCTGATGTTGGAATGGGAGGATTTAGCCAAGGCCCTGGAAATCCAGGGAACATGATGTTTTAA